ggttgcctaagaaaattagatgtgacagattcctcatgtgattgcatttctaaagctgtgattcgagcttctatttgatccataagtgatgattgtgtgagtgaggctctagcagaatgttcattttcacgttgcgatgaatgatgcacgtatgaatagtcattagggttcatgtattgcggctcgggactttgaaaatgtccataataattcctatgactattgacatcatggtccgtggaaggttcataacgtgaagtttgtccatatgcaagttctctaagggatttgttgtactccccaactgtagaaaaagatctattcatgatggctcaaagctaagtaaagaattacaaagctcaaaatttggttttttaaagggtttggatttttgggaaaaatttggttttggtgggagacattttttggttttttaaaatttgggagaaagtttggttttaatgggataaagaagaaaaaatttggttgttaaaatgggagcaagtaaaatttggtttttgaatgggagaaaagtaaaaattttggtttttttttttttaaaaaataaaatttggtttttgaatgggagcaagcccactgtttggttttgtgtttgctttggctcagctggtttgaaaacgtttggtgaaactgagtccaaaatctcggcctagaatttgggtactcggcccactaacgagttaacctagcgtgatcggttacaagctcagctgggtttaaaaacccagaatacaaaataccagtccaaattaaacaagctcacaaaaattaaatacaagcccacaaattaaacaaacaagcccacagaaattaattacaaacccaacagaaaataaaaagcccaaaaattggctttaatattacaagcccacaattaaaaattggaagcccacaattcgggttctcttaaatgggttaccttttaagcacagcccagctgctctgatattgttgcaaaaacccagttgggctttggttcttttccttggtggcgtcccagcagaggaaaaacaggttcagaacagcaggtccaacagcaaatgaagtgaagcagatgcagatgcaaatgctatgcagtgaaatgcaaaaatagctaataaaactacaagaaaacacagcaccaatccccggcagcggcgccaaaaacttggtggacccgggaaagcgtataaaattgaagtgaaatgaaaacgggcctacagtaataccgcaagtgcacggtcgtcagttgtagctcgtgcaagtacgggtcgatccacagagactgggggtgtttggagtttctagctatttgggctctaaattgctattgggcttctaattgtgctttgggcttagtgggtttttgtaacaatgaaatggttttgggctcagtgggcttttggtcttttgatgtgaactgggcttggtaacagtgaactgggccttaggtttttggaatgaactgagccttgggctcagttggctgggcctttagattagctaggcttctgagctatgaactaggctttaggccttaacctggactttgaacctgggcttttagcctttggttctaagctaactgtttggagcagcagcagacaaggctgggctggagaagaagcagcagcagcagtggtggcttcagcagcagcagaagagtgcacagcagcagcaaaagcagtagcaagtagtagcagctgggggagaacaaggcagcagagcactaggcagtgaatgcagtaacaagaacaggagaaacaaaagagaagaaagagcaaatagtggcagtgaaactgtgatatttacaaagcaatgagatggtagtgaaataatgagacaatggaaatgaagcaaagagaaagaccaaggcagtgaagtaaatgtgacagtgaagcaaaggtaacagtggaagttaacaggaaacaaagccaaataaaccaaggctgttagccaagggcagggaggagtttgcagctgtggctaagctaaggcttagaatccaccttgtgtcctagctaaacaatgcaattctagatttaaaaaacttaagcatccaactagaatgggaagagaatcagcttgctcactgatttgcccctagcattgactgtcttttgacagaacaatcaatcacaggcatatcagagcaccaacttcttcccattactcaagcaaaacaggccttcctagcaattcatcattcaatagaactaaggtttcatctgagcctcagcagtgactcagaacataattaacactacaatggaactaaacatgatcatttaaactactaaacagtgaatgaaaattgcaaaagaagaaccctaaaaattaacagtgaaattaacattgagaattaaattaacccaattagggggatctcggctaaccaagaacaacctttaacatcctacatcacttcccttttatagcttacaacaaaaccctaaatttctacaaaccctaatttgaaaatccccaaagcaggattagggtttcgagaataactaaaattaactcaccctctgatgcaaatagactcgacccatgcttcttctgaccttcctgctcctctctcatgcttcaattgacgcctctgctgctctaattgttccctagttcgagttattttacttaccccaaaacctagggtttcagtggttgtgagatggggaaaataactaggctagggagatgggtttgaggtggtgtcggggtatggagatggtagtgaggcagagggtggcagtggacatggaagagaggcaggagcagagctcgactgcaactgtcgggggaagaagaaagattttggggaaaaaagatttggggaagaagaacttgtttgggtgaagtcgatggttttggatgctagggtgttgagcgggtgtagcgaactttgatgatctgcgacaaggagcgatggatgggaagatggtaggtggatccaacggcgatacggaggtaagcgtggagcgaccgtcggatgaagggatgtagcaaacggacgacccaagatggatgggcgttgcgatgtaaagcgggggcttcggagtttgatgtgcgatgatggagcgaccgtaggatgctgaaatgcttcgatctgacggctgaaatccgagacgggcttggatagtggaaatgtgtttgagtaagggttttgggcctcggGTATGccatccatatcttctttaaggacaattcttcttcttcaagcccacttcgccttttggtcttgtgcacaacattcttcgcgcgGCCCTTGGTAATtcctccggcttttcactactttctgctcttttccgtctgctattcatccaaactttatttattacctaaaaatgcaaaattaagtaagaaaaatatttattcttgaaaacaatgaaaatacagaatatgggataaaatgtagaattaatgcacaaaagatgagttaaatgccaagaaaaatatatagaaatatgcactttttagcactcatcagcacCCTTGCTGCGTTCTCCACTATACGTGTATTCCTAACATCGACTTGGTAACTAACTTGACAAGGAATTGTAGCTCCACTTCCTTCAAAGCACAAGTTCAGACCATTCTTTTAATTCCCTTAGAGTTACAAAACAAAATTTAGGACAACTGCTACATATTTTATTTGCAACGAATAAGAATTACAAAATACATAATTTGGCATAAATACAAGAAATTAGTGCAACAAAATGGCATAAACACCTACAACATGATAAGAATGTATACAATATTAGGTGCCCATCAGGTATCACAAGAAGTAAGCCAGAGGGCACATTTAAAAATCTCTAGGTGGATCGACCCCCCAACGCGCGCATAAGCGATTTATGCTATCGTAGTCTCGCCGGACATACCTGAACCTGGAAGCCTCTAAAGCTATTTCTATACCTAGAGAACGGATAACCCTCGCATTTTCCGGGTTAGAACAAATGCAATCTATCCACGGTTCCCAATCCGCATGAGACTCAGCGGATGAACGATGAATGATTGAAGGAAAAACATACTTCCCCCGATGAACTGCCAAACGAGGAGCATATTCGAAGGAAGGTATGAGAGGCGCCTCCGCTTGAGGACGAATGAGCCATCCTGCGGATCCAGATGGAGGATAAGGATGGGGATTTAACGTACGGGCGATCCAGACATCATCAGCGGGGAAAAGAGTAGTACCATCACCCGCAGCGGGCGGCCGTAGTTTATCTCTAAGTTGGGGATTACTCCTAAATTCTTCGAGTGTGTATGACTCCGTCCTGGGAGACGAGTCATGGCTAGGCGATTCGTTATACATGGTTATCCAAAGATAAGATGAAGAGAGATAAAATGAAGGTAGTCAAAGATGAGGTTCAGGAGCGAGGCCTCCTTTATTTATAGGAAGTAAAAATAAGGAGTAGTTACTGAGCAAACCAGTAACCGTGGCATCTCAAGAGTCGTGATCTGAAAACCGCTCATAACTCCCCAATTGTAACCTTCGTATAAGGAGCAGTCACTGAGTGGGCCAATAACCGTAGCACTTCAAGGGTCGTGGTCTGAAAACCGCCCACAAAAACCATTTGAACCCGTCACATCAACATGTGACTGTTGACACGGTCTCTGACCGGTCAAACAGTCAAGGGGCTAATGTTGATACACGAAAATAACCAATACTAAAATAGGTGGCCCCTTAACCAATCAAGGGTCCCGTCTTGAGATGAGGAACCAAGGGACTAGGCCTAGCCCATCAAAATGGGATAGTTCTAGTCCATCCAACACTATATTAAGGTTAGTTGGGCCTTGGTCCAAGGAGAaagccttttagggtttagcattAACTTAAGGAAATGAAAATTGTAGTTTGGTAATATGTTAATCTTATGGGCATTTATCAATAAGAGGATCAATATAAAAGGGAAAGAGGGTACACTTCTTTGGCATCATCAATTCTCTATTACTTTCCATAAACCCTTCTTCTCattgggagtactttctgtgattagggctagttcctccttcccacgtTTTACCCATCAACACCTTGATTAgacgttcttctctaattgatTTTTCTTTAACATTACTTTCAAGTATACTAACCTTTTCacactgtagagtagtttcttgaaccaaaTTTTTGATACTGTTAGAGATAGATTCAATGAAGCtgtagagttcacgttccctttcaagagatttatcaaattcatcaataagctgataaTTCTTTCCTTCATGAGTCTTGATTTTAGAAACTTGAAAATCAATGATTTCAGCAAAAAAATTTAACGATCTGGTGAGCTTTATTTCTGATTCAGACACGATCTCACAAGTCTTGTTTTTCCCTCGGGATTCAAaagaatctactaaggagttatcctttgaggcaaaCTCAAGATTTTTGGTGTAATCGGAAATTTTAGGAGACATATCAATATGCGTTACATTGTGAGATATTTCTTAGGTCCTTGataagcacgcaagtgtgacacattttcacccataactacattcgctatgactaatttaatcactaataatcttgttttaagtcttttcaaggaaataagctcttttggaaaaatagctcgaaaaagtgtttaAGGCAACCAGgagaactgataaaggcacccatcatttcagatatgggcacccaacaaatggatagaggcaccctcttcttcttcatttgaaacagattcacctAATTTATGGgaaatctcaaagatttaaggaaaagatatcttcttgcctattatacaggaagttttcatatcttgaagttaaaagagataatatactgatgagtttgtttttattgaaaaggagaaagaaaatctgtggttttatttataaatataaaaaaaagataatatccccaggattttattctagcaaatagaggaagatgtgtgataaatggagaaagaaattattcctgagatatatttcattaaagagaagatctggtggagtgatggaagaatattttgaaaagatgtttgagtaatgggttgttgtgtataaatagggtgctaataggaccaaacaggcatccagagaggggggagttttggaagagcataatagttgcgtttaatttttctccttttctcttctttgtaaacaccatttgatcaataaaaataaattttgagtgtgttttcatcatgagaagttaaaccccatcactgagacgacggaggaagccgattTCATGCATGGTAAAATTATTTtactctctatatgacttttgcacttattttaaattgatttatgatttgaattgattagttattattttattcgatgggtcatgcttgcttaaatgttttatgtcccatgcttacgatttataactaatgttttgagaatctaccttggcaaaaataagagtcagtatattttatttattgagctataattgccgaagaataaataattgaaccttatgatatgaattcggtgaactcctagtcccagtaactctctcttttattattttcattaaacctttaaatttaatcttcacaattcttagagttcgaacccttatttacaacaacgacgattaaaaatcacatcagtcCTTAGaacacagattgctacaaacacagacttataaggtcgttaacgtgtttgcctgctctgataccaattgaaaatacgggggtctaagaaccacacccaacaatccgTTTGGCAATCTGGGAGGaattactctaatatactttccagagaatcaactagacagttagactcaatctagagaaaagtatatacaagagtttaatatctctaactcttaattcaatccgcaatcagcaaatagaaatctacaagcccgattgaatataagaggagtgaattttaacggtaccaaagaccaatgttcaaggatcaatcaatctcaatcaacaaccaaaagttggatttcctaattgatcgatacgacgcacaacctgtgatatttcaattatataacaaagtataatgcggaaaagaaacaacacaggcatcagaattttgttaacgaggaaacctcaaatgcaaaaaaaccccgggacctagtccagtttgaacaccatattgtattaagccgctacagacactagcctactaccaatgaacttcagactggactgtagttgaaccctaatcaatctcacactgattcaaggtacaatttcgctccttacgtctctgatccaagcaggataccacgcacttgattcccttagatgatctcacccacaactaagagttgctacgacccaaagtcgaagatttgataaacaaatctgtctcacacagaaaagtctatagattgaattaatctgtctccaacagaaatacccaagagtttttgtttcgtcttttgataaatcaaggtgaacatgaaccaattgataaaccagacttatattcccgaagaacagcctagtattatcaatcacctcacaataatctaaatcttaTGATGCCGAAAcgagatattatggaatcacaaacggtgagacgaagatgtttgtgatcacgctTTATCTTGCCTTtcgaagaaattaatctcgagcaaatattagagaagatagtactcaaacgatagaatcgggcaagatcataaacgcaactacaagagaaacagttgggtctggcttcaaaatcccaatgaagtctttcaagtcgttaacctacaaggtttaggaaaacctaatgttaaacgagaatcgactctagcttatgcaactagtaacacacgtgagatgtggggattagatttcccagttgctagagttctcatttatatagttttcaaatcagggtttgcaatctaagttaccttggtaacaaagcattcattattcaccgttagatgaaaaccctgattcaaccaagctaatatctttcaactattagatcgaacttatcttgttacacacaaatgaaatgtaccctcatttaggtttatgaaccgtacctaaacgtttacaccatgttgactcatcaatagttaaccgaagttagccatatgattgactctcatatcaaccatattcatcttaaccataactattttaaatgactcaagtgaaactagttaaagcgtcgttcaattgctatattctcatagaagtatacaagaacacaatggaagcaaaatcggtttgattcactcgaatcaattcatgaacattatagccacgatttgcaaagatttcgttccttattatataaatgtttaagttcatgtacacaactgattttagaaagtaacccattcaagtatgcaaacgggtacacatacttaagtagacGTACCAAGTTTGGGTGATGCCAGTACGCGGAAGGGTGCGCATACTacttacacttccaaactccagcagaatttcacggaggtgaactttccgccagtatgcgtacgggtacgcatacttcaggctcccggttttggacttgcacactaatgtgattaacacactatgtttatatccaaacatggttacttgattctaactctttatttcaatcattgaaactttcttagaggatgacaatagtcgtttttcacaatattattagcatcaaagcaattttcaagttattgaaattatcataatgaaacattccaagattacaccaaaatgattatatcacacaaaccatgtaagatgttactcggcaattttcatatgatcatattcgGACTTTCtccacgaatgtaagatgaacttggccaaaacaaaatctttccaacacataaaATATATAAGCCagttaaaatcagctcgaaatctcaaatgtgtataatagaaaactatatcgtaacacgatttatgtctcaatataagagatagtgtaaaaatagactttccaagtgatagatgagtttcagtctaacatactttttgttgatgaagttacacaagatccccttagtagttcttcgtcttcaaatgatgaacgccgtgaaatctaaagctcaactatacaatctatgtcctagtccgagacatctaaataggctagaaatcaagacttatagttttgatcactaacattgataaacatgcttgagatagcaacgcatgcgagttcgactgagcaatgctctaacaaatacgaTTCCAAACTTGGATTCGAAAATGTTTCACacaatattaattaaaatcttatccaaaaagaataaatatgaaaataatattTTTGAGTTAAATACGTGTTTAATGTTTCCTGACATAAAGTATTTCCACTCATACTTGCTCACCTTTTGATATAGAATTAAGAtcaacatttcaaaatttcaatcaTGGATCAGTCATGAATCCTGTTTGATATAGATATTCAATTCTAGTCAAACAAACCTAAACATGATAAATAAAAGAACTTCTCTAACACGAGTTCAAAGTCCAGATTCACCACTAGATACATATATCTAGTTTCTTGAAAGTTCAACACTAATCCATGACAAGAGTCATATTATTGTTATGTCGAAACTACAAAAGTATATTGACATATACTACGTAAATCAATACAATAAGTTGTAGAAACAACCAATGAATATCATTTCTTTGACACTTAGATCCTAAAAATAATTTGCTTAATTTGCTATAACCAATCATATTATTGTTATAGGCTTAATTTTCTTGCTCAATTTGAGTCGGCTATTCAGATAAACTACGGTCATGCTTGATCCCTTTGTTGTAAGAATTTGGGTAGGATGCATCATGGTCAAGCACTCGATTGCTCATAGCATCTAACTAGAGATGATTGCAATTACTTGGCATCTCATACCATCCAGGATTGGCATGCAAGCTAAGAAATGATTGTTGCCACAATTCACGATATATCTTCAATCCATGCATTTGGATGATCTAATTAGCTAATAACAAGCTACATGATGTTTCCAACACCATTTGTGGATGACGCATGACTATATGGAAGCTAATCAGTTTGTATAAGTCATTTTCATCACAAGGCATTATGCATGTCACATATGACATTTTATTGTGGATTGCACCCCTTGCATAGGCTAGGCTAGTGTATGCACCTAAAACTTTATCAAGTtggagaaagaaaacaaaaaatataattGCAATGGCCTTTTGTACTAGTCTATACTTGTACAGTACTTGTAAGTAGTTGCACAATACTAAATGCATTACAGTGGATTACAGCCTTGCATCCTTAGCAGAACAAAGACAAGTTGGAACGACGTACAGTTCACGATTAAAGAATCATGATTGCGAAAATACCAACCATTAAACATTATCTTGGCATGAAAAAGAACTTTGTAGCTGATATTTCTCTTATGATGGTACATCGGGAGGCCATATAACATGCACCACAGTCGAAAGTTTCACGGGGCATCACAGTTGTTATATGATTAAATGACGCTATTACTGGTTTTCTCTCTTTCTATTGATGAAAAACATCCTTATCAGTGGAGTGCAAGATTATGAAAGACTTAATATCTAACATATAATCTTAACTTATCTTCTACTAATTATATTTattgaattttcttcttcttcctgtgtTTTTTGtgctggtggttgtggtggttgtgTTATAGTCTCATCAAAGGAAAATTATTCTCGTCTATCCTCAAATTTTACCAAAACCATAAATTAAAACTAAACCTAAGTTATAAACCTTAAAAAGTATCACATCTCTTCACAGCAGATAGTAACATGAGGTTATGATATTTCTCAACGTTTTAACTTTCATATTAGAATGTTAGTTTTAACTAAAGTTCTAGTGTTGCACATGCATGAGTTGATAAATTGATCTACGGTTTACAAGAGCACCACATATTTGTAAAATTTCATTATTCTATGAAATAATAAATTAGAATTATAGTGAAGGACCATGAGTTGGATATACGTGTATCAAATCTGGGATCCTCCGTACAAGAATTAAAAATCTTATTACTTTTATCTTTCTCCATGAATTattgtataaaaaaaattatattatggATGTCACGGTATTTGGGCAATGATATCAAGAACATTAGTTCAAAACTTCAAAACTCGACCACATCATGATGCAaggattttcatttttctttgccGACCTACCTAGGCGTGCAGGTAGCATGCCTCCTTATCTTTACTTAAAAGaggttttcaatatatacatatatttaatTTCGGCTTCATGGTAGAAttgcttaaaaaaaaataaaaggtaACATATATAATGAACTATACattgaaattttacaaaatttACGGTGAAGAGGTGAAGAGAAACAACAAAGTGCATGGATGAAGAATTAAATTCAAAGATGAATTGGTAAATGCGGCGAAGCTGAACATCTGTTTGTGGAGCATGGATACACATATTTTTCTCAATGAATCAAATCATTAGTAACTGGAATGATGTGATTGTTTTGTAGttgaggttttttttttcctcGTTGGATTTTTCTTTAATCTTTCTGTATAGCTCCCATAAACATCTATGTacccttttcttttcttaatatatccttttttttttcctccaaaAAAGATAAAAGATATACTTGTTATATGCACAAATTTCATATAAAGCCCTTTTGAAACATAGGGTGTTTCTATCTGCGGACGAGAATCTCCAACTTAAAGTGAAAGGTAATAGGAGTTAACAATTGTGATTTTCTTACTTGATTTGATAGTAACGCGACATTTTTCTAACAATCCTGATTTTCTTACAACTACGTGTTTTATATGTTTGATGAGTAGGTGAATGATATTCTTATCAAGTTCATGAAACATGCCGGAGATCGACTTATATGTTTGATGAGTAGGTGAATGATGGGAAATCCTTATAACTTTACCTATCTGTCTTGGGTCATGCAATGGGGATTATAAATACCACATGATTTATATGTATAGAAACACACAACCAAGAAAAAGAATAACatatacaagaaaaataaaaagaagaagaaagaaattgctTGAGAGTTCAGTGAGAAATGGAAACAGCAGCCGCAGCAGAAACTGTTAACGAAAATTATGCAGATGTTGATGCCATCATGGCGAAAACACTGCCCAAGTATGTCATCATCCAATCGAGCCAAAAGGACAATAGCTACCTACACTTGTACAAAGAACATCCTTCGTTCTGTAATGCCCTCCGATTCGTTGGAGGTTACAGTTTCGGGCTCGAGACGCGTTTCGAACTGGTGCCAGCTACCACTGGAGCTGGACTCTTCCATATACGGTCTTTGCTGAACAACAAGTACTGGGAAAATTTTGGTACGGACAACAATTGGGTCAGCGCCATGGCCGACAAACCTGTGGAGGATCAGTCCGAAAACCGTTGCACGCTCTTCCAGCCTGTTTTTGTACATTCCAACAACAACCGCGTACTTAGGCTCCGCCATGTACACACACAAAAATTTGTTACATTCTTTCATGGTACCGGCGATGATTGTGCTTTGTTGTCTTTATTGACTGGCGACGAAGGACACGATGTTTGCACCTTCATTGACTGGGAATCTGTTGTGGTGTTGCCTGACGTTATCAGGATCAAGAGCAACAACGGAAACCACCTTCGGGGCTGGAGGGACGATTTTATGGACTACAGAGGAAAAGCCGACAACACCTCAAGGTTTGACTTCGAGGTGTCTCCAAGCCGCGACGGAGGCATCCGCCTGAAGAATATTCACTTCGGCACTTACTGGACAGATATGAATGACAGTGATTGGGTATTGTTAAGGCATCCTTCCCCCACAGTCCATGACACCAACACCGTGTTTTTACCCACGATACTTGGGGGCAACCGCATCTACATGCGAAGTCTGGCGAACAACAGGTTTTGTAGCAGACATACAGACCCAGAATGGGATAGGGAGAACTGCCTCGCCACAGTTAATACGTGGCCCGACAATTGCTGCAACAGCTGCACCATGGAGATTGAGGAGCCTGTTATCTCAAGGACGATCTCTAACGTCATATACCACCTTACTGATGCAAGACTTTACAACGAGAAGACTCTCGCACTTATCACTGATGATACCTGTAACGAAACTCCACTTCCCCAAACTTCACAGATAAGCCTCAAGACCACAGTTTGTAATACTGCTAACTGGAGTAATAGTGTCACGTTGAAATTGGGTGTTAAGGTGACTGGAACCCATGCtgtccccgatataaaatcgggTTCACTTGAGATTTCCACTGAGGTTACCAAATCTTTTGAATGGGGAGAAACGGAGACAGAAACCCAAGAAGTCGGGTCTGTGCGAACTATCACTGTGCCACCAATGAGTAGAGTGAAGGCGACTCTGAAAGGAACACGGGTTTCGTACGACATACCCTTCTCGTACACTCAGCGCGACGTCTTAATAAATGGGACTACGAAAGTTTCCGTAAAGAACGATGGCCTCTTTACTGGCAAAGGTGGCTACGACTATAAACACGAAATTGTCCAGCTTGCTCTTTAGTAAAGCTCACGAAATTTGCTTGTTCATTTGTTTGAGGTGTGTTTGTTTTTCCCTTGTTTGTATGTGGTGTGTTTGTCTCTCTGCCTAAGATTGTGCAAtctctgtattttttttttttttgaagcatgcgtTCTATAAAATAAGATTATGTTACAATTTGACGTGGATATGTGGTGCCCACGTAGTCCTGGTAGATAATTTGACTAATAAAATATGGGATCGCCTGATCCCAA
The nucleotide sequence above comes from Papaver somniferum cultivar HN1 chromosome 8, ASM357369v1, whole genome shotgun sequence. Encoded proteins:
- the LOC113305451 gene encoding uncharacterized protein LOC113305451, producing METAAAAETVNENYADVDAIMAKTLPKYVIIQSSQKDNSYLHLYKEHPSFCNALRFVGGYSFGLETRFELVPATTGAGLFHIRSLLNNKYWENFGTDNNWVSAMADKPVEDQSENRCTLFQPVFVHSNNNRVLRLRHVHTQKFVTFFHGTGDDCALLSLLTGDEGHDVCTFIDWESVVVLPDVIRIKSNNGNHLRGWRDDFMDYRGKADNTSRFDFEVSPSRDGGIRLKNIHFGTYWTDMNDSDWVLLRHPSPTVHDTNTVFLPTILGGNRIYMRSLANNRFCSRHTDPEWDRENCLATVNTWPDNCCNSCTMEIEEPVISRTISNVIYHLTDARLYNEKTLALITDDTCNETPLPQTSQISLKTTVCNTANWSNSVTLKLGVKVTGTHAVPDIKSGSLEISTEVTKSFEWGETETETQEVGSVRTITVPPMSRVKATLKGTRVSYDIPFSYTQRDVLINGTTKVSVKNDGLFTGKGGYDYKHEIVQLAL